In a genomic window of Hippoglossus stenolepis isolate QCI-W04-F060 chromosome 17, HSTE1.2, whole genome shotgun sequence:
- the LOC118124328 gene encoding uncharacterized protein LOC118124328 isoform X1 has protein sequence MDLKDKDPIPAVGTLSSGQLQSHLKMEPKTLGAIQIVIGALILCLSASVLQIHEVHFTGDVALFLIVVIQVTLSGSVLVHSGRRPTLFWVKCMLVLHLISAAFATAALGLMSKHLPYRQDSYHCEHCRRLELHAVQHCFRKCTGLIEQKCKLLIDGILGTLVVFLVLELLICITAMLFGLSVLAAGATQASSQRPVYPHTRPPLAPAVQAAAAEPSQQVAVVVTEPDSEQMEDISTPPTEPQVEPIEAVATEP, from the exons ATGGATCTTAAAGATAAAGACCCAATACCTGCAGTGGGGACCCTCTCCTCAGGCCAACTGCAGTCCCACCTCAAGATGGAGCCCAAGACTCTGGGG GCGATCCAGATTGTTATTGGGGCTTTGATTCTTTGTCTCAGTGCCTCTGTGCTCCAGATCCATGAGGTCCACTTTACAGGGGATGTGGCCCTCTTCCTGATTGTTGTCATACAG GTGACCCTGTCTGGTTCTGTGTTGGTCCATAGTGGGAGGAGACCTACTCTATTCTGG gtGAAATGCATGCTCGTGCTGCATCTCATCAGTGCCGCATTTGCCACTGCTGCCCTGGGTCTGATGTCCAAACACCTCCCCTACCGCCAGGACTCTTACCACTGTGAACACTGTCGCAGACTGGAGCTACATGCCGTG CAACATTGTTTCAGGAAATGCACCGGGCTGATCGAGCAAAAGTGTAAA CTGTTGATTGACGGGATCCTGGGGACGCTGGTGGTCTTCCTGGTGCTGGAGCTGTTGATCTGTATCACTGCTATGCTGTTTGGACTCAGTGTCCTCGCTGCTGGTGCCACTCAG GCTTCCAGCCAGAGACCTGTCTATCCACACACCCGCCCCCCACTTGCTCCAGCTGtgcaggctgctgcagctgaaccaTCTCAG caggtgGCTGTAGTTGTGACTGAACCAGATTCAGAGCAGATGGAGGACATCTCCACCCCACCCACTGAACCCCAGGTGGAGCCTATAGAGGCTGTGGCTACAGAACCCTGA
- the LOC118124328 gene encoding uncharacterized protein LOC118124328 isoform X3, which produces MDLKDKDPIPAVGTLSSGQLQSHLKMEPKTLGAIQIVIGALILCLSASVLQIHEVHFTGDVALFLIVVIQVTLSGSVLVHSGRRPTLFWVKCMLVLHLISAAFATAALGLMSKHLPYRQDSYHCEHCRRLELHAVLLIDGILGTLVVFLVLELLICITAMLFGLSVLAAGATQASSQRPVYPHTRPPLAPAVQAAAAEPSQQVAVVVTEPDSEQMEDISTPPTEPQVEPIEAVATEP; this is translated from the exons ATGGATCTTAAAGATAAAGACCCAATACCTGCAGTGGGGACCCTCTCCTCAGGCCAACTGCAGTCCCACCTCAAGATGGAGCCCAAGACTCTGGGG GCGATCCAGATTGTTATTGGGGCTTTGATTCTTTGTCTCAGTGCCTCTGTGCTCCAGATCCATGAGGTCCACTTTACAGGGGATGTGGCCCTCTTCCTGATTGTTGTCATACAG GTGACCCTGTCTGGTTCTGTGTTGGTCCATAGTGGGAGGAGACCTACTCTATTCTGG gtGAAATGCATGCTCGTGCTGCATCTCATCAGTGCCGCATTTGCCACTGCTGCCCTGGGTCTGATGTCCAAACACCTCCCCTACCGCCAGGACTCTTACCACTGTGAACACTGTCGCAGACTGGAGCTACATGCCGTG CTGTTGATTGACGGGATCCTGGGGACGCTGGTGGTCTTCCTGGTGCTGGAGCTGTTGATCTGTATCACTGCTATGCTGTTTGGACTCAGTGTCCTCGCTGCTGGTGCCACTCAG GCTTCCAGCCAGAGACCTGTCTATCCACACACCCGCCCCCCACTTGCTCCAGCTGtgcaggctgctgcagctgaaccaTCTCAG caggtgGCTGTAGTTGTGACTGAACCAGATTCAGAGCAGATGGAGGACATCTCCACCCCACCCACTGAACCCCAGGTGGAGCCTATAGAGGCTGTGGCTACAGAACCCTGA
- the LOC118124328 gene encoding uncharacterized protein LOC118124328 isoform X2 encodes MDLKDKDPIPAVGTLSSGQLQSHLKMEPKTLGAIQIVIGALILCLSASVLQIHEVHFTGDVALFLIVVIQVTLSGSVLVHSGRRPTLFWVKCMLVLHLISAAFATAALGLMSKHLPYRQDSYHCEHCRRLELHAVQHCFRKCTGLIEQKCKLLIDGILGTLVVFLVLELLICITAMLFGLSVLAAGATQASSQRPVYPHTRPPLAPAVQAAAAEPSQVAVVVTEPDSEQMEDISTPPTEPQVEPIEAVATEP; translated from the exons ATGGATCTTAAAGATAAAGACCCAATACCTGCAGTGGGGACCCTCTCCTCAGGCCAACTGCAGTCCCACCTCAAGATGGAGCCCAAGACTCTGGGG GCGATCCAGATTGTTATTGGGGCTTTGATTCTTTGTCTCAGTGCCTCTGTGCTCCAGATCCATGAGGTCCACTTTACAGGGGATGTGGCCCTCTTCCTGATTGTTGTCATACAG GTGACCCTGTCTGGTTCTGTGTTGGTCCATAGTGGGAGGAGACCTACTCTATTCTGG gtGAAATGCATGCTCGTGCTGCATCTCATCAGTGCCGCATTTGCCACTGCTGCCCTGGGTCTGATGTCCAAACACCTCCCCTACCGCCAGGACTCTTACCACTGTGAACACTGTCGCAGACTGGAGCTACATGCCGTG CAACATTGTTTCAGGAAATGCACCGGGCTGATCGAGCAAAAGTGTAAA CTGTTGATTGACGGGATCCTGGGGACGCTGGTGGTCTTCCTGGTGCTGGAGCTGTTGATCTGTATCACTGCTATGCTGTTTGGACTCAGTGTCCTCGCTGCTGGTGCCACTCAG GCTTCCAGCCAGAGACCTGTCTATCCACACACCCGCCCCCCACTTGCTCCAGCTGtgcaggctgctgcagctgaaccaTCTCAG gtgGCTGTAGTTGTGACTGAACCAGATTCAGAGCAGATGGAGGACATCTCCACCCCACCCACTGAACCCCAGGTGGAGCCTATAGAGGCTGTGGCTACAGAACCCTGA
- the sema4ab gene encoding semaphorin-4B isoform X1 — MKSHSLLSLTVALLGFLSQCLTRLTPRVSFPIGSPGRHLTRFNSHDVSNTTTLLLSEGGDMLYVGARDALLALDVSHKDAIILKTKRDWSPSDKDVEQCSMKGKKMADCPNFIRVLQYLNASHIYACGTFAFSPRCTYVDSETLSMSIKPDEGRGRCPYDPYQRNTAIIVDGELYTGTVADYRGNRPVISRHLSEGRRVDLKLDDTLGWLEDPTFISSSFIPDEEKIYFFFSEVGREYDFIDKFIVSRVSQICMSDIGGQRTLQRRWTTFAKAQLLCQADNELPYNVIQDIDTLPPAEGASADDTLFYGIFTSQWSVNSGQSAVCSFRLSDIKSVFSGNYKVLNRDTLQWSTRVQEKVANPGECGLHNASDNALRFVKENFLTDDSVRPVGRSLTMVSAEYKYSHLTVQRIQAANSRDYTVLFLLTESGYLHKAVLLPSGAHIIEEVKVFEQTQPIKSLKLSIPKVNTERAIYSMCPV, encoded by the exons ATGAAGAGTCACAGCCTGCTGTCCCTCACTGTGGCCTTGCTGGGTTTTCTGAGCCAGTGTCTGACAAGGCTCACTCCCAGAGTCTCCTTCCCTATTG GAAGTCCTGGGAGACATCTCACCCGCTTCAATAGCCATGATGTCAGCAACACCACCACATTGCTGCTCAGTGAGGGTGGAGACATGCTGTATGTAGGAGCCCGAGATGCGTTGTTAGCACTGGATGTTAGCCACAAGGACGCCATCATACTGAAGACCAAG cGGGACTGGAGCCCTTCAGACAAAGATGTTGAGCAATGTTCCATGAAAGGCAAGAAAATG GCTGATTGTCCCAATTTCATCCGTGTACTGCAGTACTTGAACGCCTCCCATATCTATGCCTGTGGAACATTTGCCTTCAGCCCACGCTGCACCTATGTT gACTCAGAGACGTTATCGATGAGCATCAAGCCTGATGAAGGCAGAGGTCGTTGTCCCTATGACCCCTACCAACGCAACACTGCTATCATCGTAG ATGGAGAGCTGTATACTGGGACAGTGGCAGACTATAGGGGGAACCGACCAGTTATCTCCCGGCATCTCAGTGAGGGCAGGCGTGTTGACCTGAAGTTGGATGACACATTAGGATGGCTGGAGG ATCCAACCTTCATCAGCTCCAGTTTCATTCCTGATGAGGAGAAGATCTACTTCTTCTTCAGTGAAGTGGGCAGAGAGTATGACTTCATCGACAAATTTATTGTCTCTCGTGTTTCTCAGATCTGCATG AGTGACATTGGCGGCCAGAGGACCCTGCAGCGACGCTGGACCACATTTGCAAAGGCTCAGCTGTTGTGCCAGGCTGACAATGAGCTACCCTACAATGTGATCCAGGATATTGACACCCTCccaccagcagagggagcttcTGCAGATGACACTCTGTTTTATGGCATCTTCACCTCACAGTG gtCTGTCAATTCTGGACAATCAGCAGTGTGTTCATTCCGTCTGAGTGACATCAAATCAGTTTTCTCTGGTAACTACAAAGTCCTGAACCGAGACACGTTACAGTGGAGCACACGTGTTCAAGAGAAGGTCGCAAATCCAGGAGAG TGTGGACTGCACAATGCATCAGACAACGCCCTGCGCTTTGTCAAAGAAAATTTCCTGACAGACGACAGTGTTCGGCCAGTTGGAAGAAGTCTGACCATGGTGTCTGCTGAGTATAAGTACAGCCACCTGACTGTCCAGAGAATCCAGGCTGCCAACAGCAGAGACTACACTGTCCTGTTTCTGCTTACAG AATCTGGTTATCTACACAAAGCAGTGCTGCTGCCAAGTGGGGCCCATATCATTGAGGAGGTCAAGGTCTTTGAACAGACTCAGCCTATCAAGAGCCTGAAGCTATCCATACCCAAGGTAAACACTGAGAGGGCCATTTACTCCATGTGTCCTGTATAA
- the sema4ab gene encoding semaphorin-4B isoform X2 codes for MTRTIEFSRSPGRHLTRFNSHDVSNTTTLLLSEGGDMLYVGARDALLALDVSHKDAIILKTKRDWSPSDKDVEQCSMKGKKMADCPNFIRVLQYLNASHIYACGTFAFSPRCTYVDSETLSMSIKPDEGRGRCPYDPYQRNTAIIVDGELYTGTVADYRGNRPVISRHLSEGRRVDLKLDDTLGWLEDPTFISSSFIPDEEKIYFFFSEVGREYDFIDKFIVSRVSQICMSDIGGQRTLQRRWTTFAKAQLLCQADNELPYNVIQDIDTLPPAEGASADDTLFYGIFTSQWSVNSGQSAVCSFRLSDIKSVFSGNYKVLNRDTLQWSTRVQEKVANPGECGLHNASDNALRFVKENFLTDDSVRPVGRSLTMVSAEYKYSHLTVQRIQAANSRDYTVLFLLTESGYLHKAVLLPSGAHIIEEVKVFEQTQPIKSLKLSIPKVNTERAIYSMCPV; via the exons ATGACAAGGACAATAGAGTTTTCAA GAAGTCCTGGGAGACATCTCACCCGCTTCAATAGCCATGATGTCAGCAACACCACCACATTGCTGCTCAGTGAGGGTGGAGACATGCTGTATGTAGGAGCCCGAGATGCGTTGTTAGCACTGGATGTTAGCCACAAGGACGCCATCATACTGAAGACCAAG cGGGACTGGAGCCCTTCAGACAAAGATGTTGAGCAATGTTCCATGAAAGGCAAGAAAATG GCTGATTGTCCCAATTTCATCCGTGTACTGCAGTACTTGAACGCCTCCCATATCTATGCCTGTGGAACATTTGCCTTCAGCCCACGCTGCACCTATGTT gACTCAGAGACGTTATCGATGAGCATCAAGCCTGATGAAGGCAGAGGTCGTTGTCCCTATGACCCCTACCAACGCAACACTGCTATCATCGTAG ATGGAGAGCTGTATACTGGGACAGTGGCAGACTATAGGGGGAACCGACCAGTTATCTCCCGGCATCTCAGTGAGGGCAGGCGTGTTGACCTGAAGTTGGATGACACATTAGGATGGCTGGAGG ATCCAACCTTCATCAGCTCCAGTTTCATTCCTGATGAGGAGAAGATCTACTTCTTCTTCAGTGAAGTGGGCAGAGAGTATGACTTCATCGACAAATTTATTGTCTCTCGTGTTTCTCAGATCTGCATG AGTGACATTGGCGGCCAGAGGACCCTGCAGCGACGCTGGACCACATTTGCAAAGGCTCAGCTGTTGTGCCAGGCTGACAATGAGCTACCCTACAATGTGATCCAGGATATTGACACCCTCccaccagcagagggagcttcTGCAGATGACACTCTGTTTTATGGCATCTTCACCTCACAGTG gtCTGTCAATTCTGGACAATCAGCAGTGTGTTCATTCCGTCTGAGTGACATCAAATCAGTTTTCTCTGGTAACTACAAAGTCCTGAACCGAGACACGTTACAGTGGAGCACACGTGTTCAAGAGAAGGTCGCAAATCCAGGAGAG TGTGGACTGCACAATGCATCAGACAACGCCCTGCGCTTTGTCAAAGAAAATTTCCTGACAGACGACAGTGTTCGGCCAGTTGGAAGAAGTCTGACCATGGTGTCTGCTGAGTATAAGTACAGCCACCTGACTGTCCAGAGAATCCAGGCTGCCAACAGCAGAGACTACACTGTCCTGTTTCTGCTTACAG AATCTGGTTATCTACACAAAGCAGTGCTGCTGCCAAGTGGGGCCCATATCATTGAGGAGGTCAAGGTCTTTGAACAGACTCAGCCTATCAAGAGCCTGAAGCTATCCATACCCAAGGTAAACACTGAGAGGGCCATTTACTCCATGTGTCCTGTATAA